The Sulfuricurvum sp. genome contains a region encoding:
- the gatB gene encoding Asp-tRNA(Asn)/Glu-tRNA(Gln) amidotransferase subunit GatB, whose amino-acid sequence MFETIIGLEVHVQLNTQSKLFCSCPTSFNHEQNTNTCPTCLALPGALPVLNKEALRKAGMFGTAVGATINRTSFFDRKSYFYPDSPSAYQITQLYTPIVEHGTLVIDFEDGSHKTIRINRAHIEADAGKNIHDGAISKVDLNRAGTPLLEIVSEPDMRSAEEAILYLKKLHSIVRYIDISDANMQEGSFRVDVNVSIRPKGDEKLYTRVEIKNINSFRFIQRAIELEVTRQREAWEDGVYESEIVQETRLFDQAKQETRSMRGKEEAADYRYFPEPDLLKVIVDDGMYSDMCNIPELPDAKKERFVSEFGINEYNASVITAELETAHYFETMLEQGISAKNAVTWLTVELQGRLRGGIIPSTSPINAVTLGTLVKRIEESVISGKAAKEVLDYLLDKGGDIDEVIEKLGLKQVSDTGALEALIDEILNANADKVAEYKSGKDKLFGFFVGQAMKASKGSANPNTLNEILQAKLAQ is encoded by the coding sequence ATGTTTGAAACCATTATCGGTTTGGAAGTTCACGTCCAGCTCAATACTCAGTCTAAACTTTTTTGCTCATGCCCTACCAGTTTTAACCACGAACAAAACACTAATACCTGTCCGACGTGTTTGGCACTTCCAGGAGCTCTTCCTGTTTTGAACAAAGAGGCACTTCGCAAAGCGGGGATGTTCGGTACCGCGGTAGGGGCGACAATTAACCGCACGTCATTTTTCGACCGTAAAAGCTATTTTTACCCTGATAGCCCAAGTGCGTACCAAATCACCCAACTCTATACTCCTATCGTCGAACATGGAACGCTTGTTATCGATTTCGAAGATGGAAGCCATAAAACAATCCGTATCAACCGTGCTCATATCGAAGCTGATGCGGGGAAAAATATCCATGATGGGGCAATCTCCAAAGTTGATCTCAATCGTGCGGGGACACCGTTGCTCGAAATCGTCTCTGAACCCGATATGCGCTCAGCAGAAGAGGCGATTTTGTATCTCAAAAAGCTCCACTCAATCGTCCGTTATATCGATATAAGCGATGCGAACATGCAAGAGGGATCATTTCGTGTTGATGTTAACGTCTCTATCCGCCCCAAAGGGGATGAGAAGCTCTATACCCGAGTCGAAATCAAAAACATCAATAGTTTCCGCTTTATCCAACGTGCTATTGAACTCGAAGTAACGCGTCAGCGTGAAGCATGGGAAGATGGTGTGTATGAGAGCGAGATTGTCCAAGAGACACGATTGTTTGACCAAGCCAAACAAGAGACCCGCTCTATGCGCGGTAAAGAGGAAGCGGCTGATTATCGCTATTTTCCTGAGCCCGATTTGCTCAAAGTAATTGTTGATGATGGTATGTACTCTGATATGTGTAACATCCCTGAGCTTCCCGATGCGAAAAAAGAGCGGTTTGTAAGTGAGTTTGGAATCAATGAGTACAATGCATCGGTTATCACTGCAGAGCTTGAAACAGCGCATTATTTTGAGACGATGCTAGAACAGGGAATTAGTGCAAAAAATGCTGTAACATGGCTCACAGTTGAGCTTCAAGGTCGTTTGAGAGGGGGTATAATCCCATCAACTTCACCAATTAATGCAGTCACACTTGGAACACTTGTTAAACGGATCGAAGAGTCTGTAATTAGTGGTAAAGCGGCGAAAGAGGTTCTCGATTATCTCTTGGATAAGGGTGGGGATATAGATGAAGTAATCGAAAAGCTTGGGCTCAAGCAAGTAAGTGATACAGGAGCATTAGAAGCACTTATTGATGAGATATTAAATGCAAACGCTGATAAAGTTGCGGAGTATAAATCGGGAAAAGATAAACTGTTCGGATTTTTCGTCGGTCAAGCGATGAAGGCCTCTAAAGGTTCAGCAAATCCGAATACGCTCAATGAAATTCTTCAAGCTAAATTAGCACAATAG
- a CDS encoding ion transporter, with amino-acid sequence MISKYVVNIAYFLHTCHPYQHSKIFFYNLLENQNYRYKKYFDYFMIGLIFLSVYILIRSVKHEISHDWLIFNNYIISLIFLTEYLIRFWIYSNNSKIIIDQYEHDLFLHREFSFTTALKKMGKEKFKYISSPMAVIDILAIMPFFHELRIFRIFVLFRVLKFFRYAKSLRRLISILASKKFEIMTLVIFALIMIMVSSVLIYVMEANHPDSKIMTLADALYWSVVTIFTVGYGDIVPVTSEGRSVAMLIIVAGIAVISVATSIVVSAFSEKIDEIKEEKLLEEVSRLERFYLICGYSPLTHEVIRKLHKRHLPMVVLEKDSHKVAQARTQGLLAIGHDSASLHTYHLLKVNFEKQVEAVILLHESDVTNIYAALTIRELTKHTSLFSILHHPENRRKLSLAGIESIINPHELIGMMSKIVSTQPIAFEVIHALRSEETSTVVEEIWLDSGMGERFFKLLHDPLFYQRFSVLGIYKYETEKFLFNPSPDIEIQMGDVAIVIANRSLVDEFRTKLHRKQKR; translated from the coding sequence GTGATTTCAAAGTATGTAGTTAATATCGCCTATTTTCTCCATACGTGCCACCCCTATCAACACTCTAAAATCTTTTTTTATAATCTACTCGAAAATCAAAACTATCGCTATAAAAAATATTTCGATTATTTTATGATAGGGCTCATCTTTTTGAGTGTCTATATTCTAATCCGCTCAGTTAAACATGAAATTTCGCACGATTGGCTCATTTTCAATAACTATATTATTTCTCTCATCTTTTTGACTGAGTATCTTATCCGTTTTTGGATATACAGTAACAACTCAAAAATCATTATTGATCAGTATGAACACGATCTCTTTTTGCATCGAGAATTTTCTTTCACAACAGCATTGAAAAAAATGGGGAAAGAGAAGTTTAAATACATCTCTTCTCCGATGGCGGTCATCGATATTTTAGCGATTATGCCGTTTTTCCATGAATTACGAATTTTTAGGATCTTTGTCCTTTTCCGAGTTTTGAAGTTTTTTAGATATGCAAAAAGCTTGCGACGGCTGATTTCGATTTTAGCGAGCAAAAAATTTGAGATTATGACGCTGGTGATTTTTGCTTTAATTATGATTATGGTCTCCTCCGTTTTGATTTATGTGATGGAGGCTAATCATCCCGATTCAAAAATTATGACACTTGCAGATGCCCTCTATTGGTCTGTGGTCACCATCTTTACGGTCGGGTATGGAGATATTGTCCCTGTTACCTCTGAAGGTCGTAGTGTTGCAATGCTCATTATCGTTGCGGGTATTGCGGTGATTTCTGTGGCAACATCGATTGTTGTTTCTGCTTTTTCGGAAAAGATTGATGAGATTAAAGAGGAAAAACTTCTTGAAGAGGTCTCTCGATTAGAGCGTTTTTATCTTATTTGCGGTTATTCTCCACTGACTCACGAGGTGATACGAAAACTGCATAAACGCCATTTGCCTATGGTTGTTTTGGAAAAAGATTCCCATAAAGTAGCACAAGCACGAACTCAAGGATTGTTAGCTATCGGACACGATTCAGCTTCATTGCATACGTATCATCTTTTGAAAGTGAATTTTGAAAAACAAGTAGAAGCGGTAATTCTCCTCCATGAAAGTGATGTTACTAACATTTATGCCGCATTAACCATACGTGAATTAACTAAACATACTTCGCTTTTTTCGATTTTGCATCATCCTGAGAATCGTCGTAAGCTCTCACTTGCCGGAATTGAATCGATAATTAATCCACATGAGTTGATTGGTATGATGAGCAAGATTGTCTCAACACAGCCTATCGCTTTTGAGGTTATTCATGCGTTACGTTCGGAAGAGACATCGACTGTCGTGGAAGAGATTTGGCTCGATTCTGGGATGGGGGAACGATTTTTTAAATTACTCCATGACCCGTTGTTTTATCAACGCTTTAGTGTGTTAGGCATTTATAAATATGAAACTGAAAAGTTCTTATTTAACCCGAGTCCTGATATTGAGATTCAAATGGGTGATGTTGCTATTGTAATCGCCAATAGATCATTAGTGGATGAGTTTAGAACCAAACTTCACCGAAAGCAGAAAAGATGA
- a CDS encoding NAD-binding protein, producing MNQSCAAIFGYNEYSKQIIQKIKGLYHNVGVFVLNDEELIAAQNHGVFAEKFDLSDNWQAIEDRFNVDALVVFCALRDDAENVFLTISLRATYEHLSIIALAKDNESMMKMKSAGANKVMPILQIAASVISDILAKPIVTEVLHDVLYEDSDLSIMEIEVTNTSPLCGTYLHDTHFKQDFDVILLAVVDHEMGTTFSFASHGHNHHIDGGDVLVAIGYKEKLTRLKRWVRGEAS from the coding sequence ATGAATCAATCGTGTGCAGCAATCTTCGGTTATAACGAGTATTCCAAACAAATTATACAAAAGATTAAAGGGTTGTATCATAATGTAGGGGTATTCGTTCTTAACGATGAAGAGTTGATTGCGGCTCAAAATCATGGTGTTTTTGCCGAAAAATTTGATTTAAGTGATAATTGGCAAGCTATTGAAGATCGGTTTAATGTTGACGCCCTTGTCGTATTTTGTGCGCTGCGTGATGATGCGGAAAATGTCTTTTTAACGATTTCTCTTCGTGCAACGTATGAACATCTTTCGATTATCGCACTGGCAAAAGACAATGAGAGTATGATGAAAATGAAAAGTGCCGGTGCAAATAAGGTAATGCCGATTTTGCAAATCGCGGCAAGTGTTATCAGCGATATATTGGCTAAACCCATCGTAACCGAAGTGCTTCATGATGTCCTCTATGAAGACAGTGATTTAAGTATTATGGAGATAGAAGTAACAAATACATCACCGTTATGTGGAACGTATTTACACGATACCCATTTTAAGCAAGATTTTGATGTTATTTTACTCGCGGTAGTAGATCATGAAATGGGGACGACCTTTAGTTTTGCTTCTCATGGACATAACCATCACATCGATGGAGGAGATGTGTTGGTAGCTATAGGGTATAAAGAGAAACTTACCCGTTTAAAGCGTTGGGTGAGAGGGGAAGCATCATGA
- a CDS encoding NAD(P)H-dependent glycerol-3-phosphate dehydrogenase: MRVGVIGAGKWGEALAFAMSEKNEVIITSRTPRDWENFKSLSEVLECKYLIITVPAQQVSEWLRENFIFKGQKVLVAAKGIEASSGRFLNEIYSQYVPEENLAFLSGPSFASEVIQKLPTALVINSASRTTASEFSALFPKFIRTYVSEDVIGAEVAGAYKNVIAIAAGICEGLQLGHNAAASLIARGLVEMQRFGKAYGASDESFLGLSGAGDLFLTASSSMSRNYRVGLGLAQGKSKEVVCEEIGEVSEGIGTAYALHEIALARGIYLPIAAEVYAILEGKSPQQSLKDLIER, translated from the coding sequence ATGAGAGTAGGGGTGATTGGAGCAGGTAAGTGGGGTGAAGCACTAGCCTTTGCCATGAGTGAAAAAAATGAGGTGATTATCACCTCTCGTACTCCGAGAGATTGGGAAAACTTCAAATCCCTTTCCGAAGTTTTGGAGTGTAAATATCTCATTATCACCGTGCCTGCACAACAAGTCTCTGAGTGGTTACGAGAAAATTTTATCTTTAAAGGGCAAAAGGTTCTTGTCGCGGCTAAAGGGATAGAAGCCTCTAGCGGGCGGTTTCTCAACGAGATTTATTCCCAGTATGTACCCGAAGAGAATTTGGCATTCCTATCGGGTCCATCGTTTGCGAGTGAAGTAATCCAAAAGCTCCCTACGGCATTGGTGATTAACTCTGCTTCTCGTACAACAGCATCAGAATTTTCTGCTTTGTTTCCGAAATTTATCCGTACCTATGTGAGTGAAGATGTAATCGGTGCGGAAGTTGCAGGTGCTTATAAAAATGTTATCGCCATCGCTGCTGGAATCTGTGAGGGGCTTCAATTGGGACACAATGCTGCTGCTAGTTTGATTGCACGTGGGCTTGTCGAGATGCAACGTTTCGGTAAAGCCTATGGTGCAAGTGATGAGAGCTTTTTGGGTCTCAGTGGAGCAGGGGATCTCTTTTTAACTGCGAGTTCATCCATGTCACGTAACTATCGTGTCGGATTAGGATTGGCTCAAGGAAAGAGTAAAGAGGTTGTGTGTGAAGAGATCGGTGAGGTGAGCGAGGGGATCGGAACGGCGTATGCGCTCCATGAGATAGCCTTGGCGCGTGGTATCTATCTCCCTATTGCCGCAGAGGTGTATGCGATACTGGAGGGAAAATCTCCGCAACAAAGTTTGAAAGATTTAATAGAGAGGTAG
- a CDS encoding Dabb family protein: MLIHIVMFQFKEENKSENLVRVKAMLEALPQKIETLKSMEVGIDISKSERSFDLVLVSTFEDQEGLDFYVPHSAHQEVVSVIKEVTSLSKVVDYIQ; encoded by the coding sequence ATGCTAATTCACATTGTCATGTTTCAATTTAAAGAAGAGAATAAGTCAGAAAATTTAGTTCGTGTTAAAGCAATGCTAGAAGCACTTCCACAGAAGATAGAGACTCTTAAAAGTATGGAGGTGGGGATTGATATCAGTAAAAGCGAACGTTCATTTGATTTGGTATTGGTCTCAACGTTTGAGGATCAAGAGGGATTGGATTTTTATGTTCCTCATAGTGCTCATCAAGAGGTGGTGAGTGTCATCAAAGAGGTGACGAGCCTCTCTAAAGTGGTTGATTACATACAATAG
- the abc-f gene encoding ribosomal protection-like ABC-F family protein — MALVDLLNVSKHYEAQKILENINFHIDEGERVVIVGKNGSGKSTLMKIVHGSLETDEGERINRQGIEIKMLSQVPSFNPSHNVREAIEAGLGELRTAKVRFDEISVLLAEQFDNEMLLQEQSHLTTFLDHHNAWNLDDKIERVMHHFMLKEYEEKKVNLLSGGEQRRVALASLLLLKPDILLLDEPTNHLDVYMVEFLEELILKEKFTLLFISHDRYFIDQIATKTIEVEDCALREFNGGYSTYLEQKQELLRTMAQQHDNLLKLLKTENEWLRRGVKARLKRNEGRKQRVLQLREDAKNNPSKIRKMKLELEREAKHFNRGEGVNRQKMLFEVENLGLKLGDKELLRNFSTRILQKDVIAVVGPNGSGKSTLLKALLGRLKPTNGIIKMGELTIGYFDQHREMLDDNLNLIETFCPHGGDRVDVMGQDYHVYGYLKNFLFPREFLDKKIGVLSGGEKNRVALALLFTKKVDCLILDEPTNDLDIPTINILEEKLQSFPGAVILVSHDRYFVDKIAKKLFIFKGDGTIEESYKPYSEYLEDEKEFLEIDAMEAEFSKSATTAVTAQTEKPKVLKLTFNEQRALEKLPIEIEALEAKIDELNSSLADPKKYEKIGISVLAEELEKTKALYEEKVDELLTIEEKAEEIEALKKS, encoded by the coding sequence ATGGCACTAGTCGATCTACTCAATGTATCCAAACACTACGAAGCCCAAAAAATTTTAGAAAATATCAACTTCCATATCGACGAAGGGGAGAGGGTCGTTATCGTCGGTAAAAACGGTAGTGGTAAATCGACACTGATGAAAATCGTCCACGGTTCACTCGAAACCGATGAAGGGGAGCGAATCAACCGTCAGGGAATCGAGATTAAAATGCTCTCTCAAGTCCCCTCTTTTAACCCCTCCCATAACGTCCGCGAGGCAATCGAAGCGGGTCTAGGGGAATTACGGACGGCAAAAGTCCGTTTTGATGAGATTTCAGTATTACTTGCCGAACAATTTGACAACGAAATGCTTTTACAAGAGCAATCCCACCTCACTACGTTTCTCGATCACCATAACGCGTGGAATCTCGATGATAAAATCGAGCGGGTGATGCACCATTTTATGCTCAAAGAGTATGAGGAGAAAAAAGTAAATCTCCTCAGCGGTGGGGAGCAACGTCGTGTCGCCCTCGCCTCACTGCTTCTACTCAAACCCGATATTCTCCTTCTCGATGAGCCGACCAACCATCTCGACGTCTACATGGTAGAGTTTCTCGAAGAGCTGATTCTCAAAGAGAAATTTACCCTCCTTTTTATCTCCCATGACCGTTATTTCATCGACCAAATCGCTACCAAAACTATCGAAGTCGAGGATTGTGCTCTGCGTGAGTTCAACGGTGGCTACAGCACTTATCTGGAGCAAAAACAAGAGCTACTACGCACCATGGCGCAACAGCATGACAACCTCCTCAAACTCCTCAAAACCGAAAACGAATGGCTTCGCCGTGGGGTCAAAGCACGACTAAAGCGAAACGAAGGACGAAAACAGAGGGTCTTACAACTACGAGAAGATGCCAAAAACAACCCGTCCAAAATCCGTAAAATGAAACTGGAGTTGGAGCGCGAAGCGAAACACTTCAATCGTGGAGAAGGGGTCAATCGCCAAAAGATGCTCTTTGAAGTGGAAAATCTGGGACTCAAACTGGGGGATAAAGAGCTACTCCGTAACTTCTCGACCCGAATCCTCCAAAAAGACGTTATCGCCGTCGTCGGACCTAACGGCAGCGGTAAATCAACCCTTCTTAAAGCCCTTTTAGGACGGCTCAAACCCACCAACGGCATTATTAAAATGGGAGAACTCACTATCGGTTATTTCGATCAGCACCGCGAGATGCTCGATGATAATCTTAACCTCATCGAAACCTTCTGTCCCCATGGCGGTGACCGAGTTGATGTGATGGGGCAAGATTACCATGTCTACGGCTATCTCAAAAACTTCCTCTTTCCGAGAGAATTTTTAGACAAAAAAATCGGAGTCCTCAGCGGAGGAGAGAAAAACCGTGTCGCCCTTGCCCTCCTCTTTACCAAAAAAGTGGACTGCCTCATCCTCGATGAGCCGACTAACGATCTCGATATCCCCACTATCAATATCCTCGAAGAGAAACTCCAAAGCTTCCCCGGAGCGGTTATCCTCGTCAGCCATGATAGATATTTCGTCGATAAAATCGCTAAAAAGCTCTTCATATTCAAAGGGGACGGTACTATCGAGGAGAGCTACAAACCTTACAGCGAATACCTCGAAGATGAAAAAGAGTTTTTAGAGATAGATGCTATGGAAGCGGAATTTTCCAAATCTGCAACCACTGCTGTAACCGCACAAACCGAAAAACCAAAAGTTCTCAAACTCACCTTTAACGAACAGCGTGCATTGGAAAAACTCCCCATAGAAATCGAAGCTCTCGAAGCCAAGATTGATGAGTTAAACAGCTCATTAGCCGATCCGAAAAAATACGAAAAAATCGGAATCAGTGTTTTAGCCGAAGAGTTGGAGAAAACCAAAGCCCTTTATGAAGAAAAAGTGGATGAACTTCTAACGATAGAAGAAAAAGCCGAAGAGATAGAAGCACTCAAAAAAAGTTAA
- a CDS encoding glycine zipper domain-containing protein, translated as MTTKLTLILSVIVAASVNVSAGQIDGSAVVGSMVGAGVGSAVGSATGGKNGAIIGGGVGGALGAAIGSKKTSRTTTQVVTQERVVYVDRGDERQYKRHHHHDNGRHEGEYKHHRD; from the coding sequence ATGACAACAAAACTAACTTTAATTTTATCCGTTATAGTAGCGGCTTCTGTAAATGTAAGTGCCGGTCAAATAGATGGAAGTGCGGTAGTAGGGAGTATGGTAGGTGCGGGAGTAGGTTCTGCCGTTGGTTCAGCAACAGGCGGTAAAAATGGTGCGATCATAGGTGGCGGAGTCGGAGGAGCACTGGGGGCTGCAATTGGGAGCAAGAAGACATCACGAACAACCACTCAAGTGGTTACACAAGAAAGAGTTGTTTATGTAGATCGAGGAGATGAACGACAATATAAAAGACATCATCACCATGATAACGGTCGGCATGAAGGGGAATACAAACATCATCGTGATTGA
- the msrB gene encoding peptide-methionine (R)-S-oxide reductase MsrB has protein sequence MLNWKEVIKLAKEGNLPPDKRVEKSESEWREILSDEEYRVTRTAGTERPFSSQMCTLFEPGIYECVCCGTLLFDASEKFDSGTGWPSFTQPIKENAISYNADTSHGMVRVETLCSTCDAHLGHVFPDGPAPSGLRYCINAVSLKKVH, from the coding sequence ATGCTCAACTGGAAAGAGGTCATTAAGCTTGCAAAAGAGGGGAATCTTCCCCCTGATAAACGGGTAGAAAAAAGTGAAAGTGAGTGGCGTGAGATACTTAGTGATGAGGAGTATCGAGTGACCCGTACCGCAGGGACAGAACGACCGTTTAGTTCACAAATGTGCACATTGTTTGAACCGGGAATCTATGAATGTGTCTGTTGTGGCACTTTGTTGTTTGATGCTAGTGAAAAATTTGATTCAGGGACGGGATGGCCCTCGTTTACTCAGCCTATCAAAGAGAATGCGATATCCTATAATGCCGACACATCCCATGGGATGGTGCGTGTGGAGACGCTATGCAGTACATGTGATGCACATCTAGGGCATGTATTTCCCGATGGACCAGCTCCTAGCGGGTTGCGATATTGTATCAACGCGGTTTCGCTAAAAAAGGTGCATTAA
- the mscL gene encoding large conductance mechanosensitive channel protein MscL — protein MLSEFKKFLITGNVVDMAVGFIFGAAFATVVKSLVTNIIMPPIGLIMGGVDFSSLFIALDGKEYTSLADLDKAGAPAIKLGVFFNDTISFIILGFVMFMIVKAYNKMKKEDAAIVVSPTTKGCPECAMDIPLAAKVCPHCRSAQ, from the coding sequence ATGTTGTCTGAATTCAAAAAATTTCTTATTACGGGTAACGTTGTCGATATGGCAGTCGGTTTTATTTTCGGTGCTGCGTTTGCTACGGTCGTAAAATCGCTTGTGACAAACATTATCATGCCTCCGATCGGATTGATTATGGGTGGAGTTGATTTTTCATCTCTTTTTATTGCTCTGGATGGTAAAGAGTATACATCTTTGGCAGATTTGGATAAAGCGGGTGCCCCTGCAATTAAATTAGGGGTATTTTTTAACGACACAATTTCGTTTATCATTTTGGGTTTTGTCATGTTTATGATCGTCAAAGCTTACAATAAAATGAAAAAAGAGGATGCTGCTATCGTGGTTTCACCAACCACAAAAGGGTGCCCTGAATGTGCAATGGATATTCCTCTTGCTGCTAAAGTATGCCCTCATTGCCGATCGGCACAATAA